The following are encoded in a window of Castanea sativa cultivar Marrone di Chiusa Pesio chromosome 5, ASM4071231v1 genomic DNA:
- the LOC142635814 gene encoding F-box protein At5g03100-like has translation MEEEESYGSTIYGERRSPTSRDNYDYEYSNPNNSEEEDEEEANDNHRTKRRKHAPTLEDRITTLPHSILLNILSFLPTKDAILTTVLSKRWAYLWTSVPSLSFTQSYKTATAFASEVDDTLLLHRAPKLANFSVQFEYRSRLKRRLDLWVRFATTAKVDKLSLHLSSHYSPLDANGYRLPQYLYANEFVSELDLSFCKIKPIGLLHWTSLKRLCIRKSALCEDVIRKVLMGSPRLEYLELNDCYEFNRLDIVSESLRKLVIDSYLVDMLESEERKLELEIVAPKIECLEILGGFYMKRCQIKNASALVEAKLDFDMWKGYDSDEEEGACEEFQDIMRDILESVHHVKKLTVGNWCLMVVSIMSMKHLPSPLSKCQCLTMKTRMEEENLPGVARLLQSSPYVETLNIDITSSHYFLDICCRRSYSDEVKHWKSGETYFKSLLVCLKTVKFFGFGERLFCTKEAFILVVQFLLKNAKVLEKMVITTSRDMQNEKRIMLPEFLQVTQQLLSFPRSSPHAVVLFPYL, from the exons atggaagaggaagagagctATGGTTCTACTATCTATGGGGAAAGAAGAAGCCCAACTTCAAGAGACAACTATGATTATGAATATTCGAACCCCAATAATtctgaagaagaagacgaagaagaagcaAACGATAATCATCGAACCAAACGCCGCAAACATGCACCAACCCTAGAAGATCGAATCACCACCTTACCTCACTCCATCCTCCTCAACATCCTCTCCTTCTTGCCCACCAAAGACGCTATCTTAACCACCGTTTTATCCAAAAGATGGGCCTATCTTTGGACCTCCGTTCCCTCTCTCAGTTTCACGCAGTCATACAAAACCGCTACCGCTTTTGCCAGCGAAGTAGACGATACCCTACTCCTACACAGGGCTCCAAAACTCGCTAATTTCTCCGTCCAATTCGAGTACAGGTCGCGCCTCAAGCGTCGCCTTGATCTTTGGGTTCGTTTCGCCACAACTGCTAAGGTTGACAAACTTAGTCTACATTTATCATCTCATTATTCTCCTCTCGATGCTAATGGATACCGATTGCCTCAGTATCTCTACGCCAATGAGTTTGTTTCTGAACTCGATCTTAGTTTCTGCAAAATTAAGCCTATTGGGTTACTACATTGGACTTCACTCAAGCGCTTGTGCATTCGGAAATCGGCCTTGTGTGAAGATGTGATAAGGAAAGTGTTAATGGGTAGTCCTAGACTTGAGTACTTGGAATTGAATGATTGTTATGAGTTTAATCGGTTGGATATAGTGTCCGAGAGTTTGAGAAAATTGgtgatagatagctatttggTAGATATGTTGGAAAGTGAGGAGCGTAAGTTGGAACTGGAAATTGTGGCTCCAAAGATTGAGTGTTTAGAGATTTTGGGGGGTTTTTATATGAAGAGGTGTCAGATAAAGAATGCGTCAGCATTGGTTGAGGCTAAGCTCGATTTCGACATGTGGAAGGGGTACGATAGTGATGAGGAGGAGGGTGCTTGTGAGGAGTTCCAAGACATTATGAGAGACATTCTTGAGAGTGTGCATCATGTCAAGAAACTCACTGTTGGCAATTGGTGTCTCATG GTTGTATCTATAATGTCAATGAAACATCTGCCTTCTCCATTGTCAAAGTGCCAATGTTTAACAATGAAAACAAGAATGGAAGAAGAGAACCTTCCTGGCGTTGCCCGCCTACTTCAAAGTTCGCCTTATGTGGAGACATTGAATATAGACATCACATCGTCCCACTAT TTTCTAGATATATGTTGCCGCCGCTCTTACAGTGATGAAGTGAAACATTGGAAATCAGGAGAGACCTATTTCAAGTCTTTGCTAGTATGCCTCAAGACTGTtaagttttttggttttggagAAAGGTTGTTCTGCACAAAGGAAGCATTCATTTTAGTGGTACAATTTCTACTTAAGAATGCAAAGGTTCTGGAGAAGATGGTTATCACTACATCACGAGATATGCAAAATGAAAAGCGTATCATGCTACCTGAATTTCTACAAGTGACTCAACAGTTATTAAGCTTCCCTAGATCCTCTCCTCATGCAGTGGTTTTGTTCCCATATCTGTAA